In a genomic window of Cyanobacteriota bacterium:
- a CDS encoding DUF3084 domain-containing protein, protein MTSGYVLILAILVLGGVIATVGDRLGMRVGKARLSLFNLRPRQTAVLITILTGSLVSASTLGILLAIDEQLRTGVFELGRIQSNLRDAREELNQVRTQKQNIEDQLTKARAEQLTAQQRLDATNRSLDAAIARQEKTQKELQQRINDFQQAKAQLGAVTSQVLSLRLEINQLQADRQRLVEQRDLVQNQIAQRDRDIAQRDRLINERDRELTRRNQEIAQRDQDIARRSERLKELELVQTELEKFLRQLEFQIRLVRSGDVRVVRGQLLASGVLRIVDPAAAGQAVDQLLKAANRVALQLTQPGTTPDDSNIIIRITAAEVDQLIEQIKDGRDYVVQVFSVANYVLGEQNIRVVANATPNRLIYAIGEVIATSRLTPVSLTENELRQRIEQVLAVAELRAQRDGILESGIQVGNDATIPAIIQFTTRLKDYDQTIDIQVVAADNVYNSGPLKVQLVALQAGKVLFQTE, encoded by the coding sequence ATGACCAGCGGGTATGTTCTGATTCTGGCAATTTTGGTCTTGGGAGGAGTGATTGCAACCGTTGGCGATCGCTTGGGAATGCGTGTAGGAAAAGCGCGCCTCAGCCTGTTTAATCTCCGCCCTCGCCAGACAGCAGTATTAATTACGATTCTGACGGGTAGCCTTGTCTCAGCATCAACCTTGGGAATTTTGTTGGCGATCGACGAGCAATTGCGTACAGGAGTATTTGAATTGGGCAGAATTCAGTCTAACCTGAGGGATGCCCGTGAAGAGCTAAATCAGGTGAGGACACAAAAACAGAATATCGAAGACCAACTCACTAAGGCACGAGCCGAGCAATTGACTGCCCAGCAGCGCCTTGATGCTACCAATCGCTCCTTAGATGCGGCGATTGCACGGCAAGAAAAAACTCAAAAAGAGCTACAACAACGCATTAATGACTTTCAGCAGGCGAAAGCTCAGCTAGGGGCAGTTACCAGTCAAGTACTTTCCCTGCGCTTAGAAATTAACCAACTACAAGCTGATCGTCAGCGACTGGTGGAACAACGAGATCTAGTGCAGAATCAAATTGCCCAGCGCGATCGGGATATTGCCCAACGCGATCGCCTAATTAACGAACGTGACCGAGAACTGACTCGCCGTAACCAAGAAATTGCCCAGCGCGACCAAGACATCGCCCGACGATCAGAGCGGCTGAAAGAACTGGAACTCGTACAAACTGAGTTAGAAAAGTTTCTGCGGCAACTGGAATTTCAAATTCGTCTAGTACGCAGTGGAGATGTCCGCGTTGTGCGAGGACAATTGCTGGCCTCTGGGGTCTTGCGAATTGTAGACCCCGCTGCCGCTGGACAAGCCGTCGATCAACTCTTGAAGGCAGCCAACCGCGTTGCGTTGCAGTTAACCCAACCAGGCACAACCCCTGACGACAGTAATATTATTATCCGCATTACAGCCGCAGAGGTTGATCAACTCATCGAACAAATCAAAGATGGACGCGATTATGTTGTGCAGGTGTTTTCTGTGGCCAACTACGTATTAGGTGAACAGAATATTCGCGTAGTAGCTAATGCTACTCCCAATCGCTTGATTTATGCCATAGGTGAAGTGATTGCCACATCGCGACTGACCCCCGTGAGTTTAACTGAGAATGAGCTACGACAACGGATTGAGCAAGTTTTAGCTGTAGCAGAACTCCGTGCCCAACGGGATGGCATCCTGGAAAGCGGTATTCAAGTAGGTAATGATGCAACAATACCAGCCATTATCCAATTTACAACCAGGCTTAAGGACTACGATCAAACGATCGATATCCAAGTGGTCGCTGCTGATAATGTCTATAACTCTGGCCCACTGAAAGTTCAGTTGGTTGCGTTACAAGCGGGTAAAGTCCTATTCCAGACGGAGTAG
- the ntcA gene encoding global nitrogen regulator NtcA produces the protein MALTQDKSLASVFRQITGGTFPPVIESFDRGKTIFFPGDPAERVYFLVKGAVKLSRVYEAGEEITVALLRENSVFGVLSLLTGHRSDRFYHAVAFTPVELMSVPIDHMDKALKDNPELSMLMLQGLSSRILQTEMMIETLAHRDMGSRLVSFLLILCRDFGVPTNDGIMVDLKLSHQAIAEAIGSTRVTVTRLLGSLRQDGMISIHKKKITVHNPVTLSQQFS, from the coding sequence ATGGCGTTGACCCAGGATAAGTCGCTAGCATCAGTATTTCGTCAAATTACTGGAGGAACATTTCCACCAGTCATCGAGTCGTTCGACCGCGGCAAGACCATCTTTTTTCCTGGCGATCCGGCAGAACGAGTTTATTTCTTGGTGAAGGGGGCTGTGAAGCTATCCCGTGTATACGAGGCTGGTGAAGAGATTACTGTAGCCCTCTTGCGAGAAAATAGCGTGTTTGGGGTGCTATCCCTATTGACAGGGCACCGCTCTGATCGCTTCTATCACGCGGTTGCCTTTACGCCTGTGGAGTTGATGTCCGTGCCTATTGACCACATGGACAAAGCCTTGAAAGACAATCCTGAACTCTCGATGTTGATGTTGCAAGGATTGTCGTCTCGGATTCTGCAAACCGAGATGATGATTGAAACCTTGGCTCACCGTGATATGGGATCACGGTTGGTCAGCTTCTTGTTAATTCTCTGCCGAGATTTTGGTGTGCCAACGAACGACGGCATTATGGTAGATTTGAAGCTCTCACACCAGGCGATCGCAGAGGCGATTGGCTCTACCCGTGTTACCGTAACTCGACTACTAGGCTCCTTACGTCAGGATGGCATGATTTCCATTCACAAAAAGAAAATTACTGTTCATAACCCTGTGACCTTGAGCCAACAATTTAGTTGA
- the shc gene encoding squalene--hopene cyclase codes for MQTQDWATEKHLQPKVEQAIAASQAYLLAQQYPGGYWWAELESNVTITAEVVLLHKIWGTDNQRPLHKVEPYLRSQQRDHGGWELFYGDGGDLSTSVEAYMALRLLRVPASDPALLRAKAFICQRGGISRSRIFTKLHLALIGCYDWRGIPSIPPWIMLLPPIFPVNIYEMSSWARGSTVPLLIVFDQKPVFQIEPTISLDELYSEGIANVRYELPRQGDWSDLFVLLDDVFKQAEVWNVVPFRDEGLRLAERWVLERQEATGDWGGIIPAMLNSLLGLRCLGYDAADPVVVRGMAAIDRFAIVTDDTYRVQPCVSPVWDTALVMRALVDSGMAPDHPALVSAGNWLLSKQILDYGDWAVKNTQGKPGAWAFEFDNRFYPDVDDSAVVVMALDAVRLPHEAVKRAAIARTLAWITSMQCRPGGWAAFDLDNDQDWL; via the coding sequence ATGCAAACCCAGGATTGGGCGACGGAGAAGCATTTACAACCCAAGGTAGAGCAAGCGATCGCAGCAAGTCAGGCTTATCTGCTGGCGCAACAGTACCCTGGTGGCTATTGGTGGGCAGAACTAGAGTCTAATGTGACGATTACAGCCGAAGTAGTATTGCTGCACAAAATTTGGGGCACAGACAACCAGCGGCCTCTGCACAAAGTCGAACCTTACCTGCGATCGCAACAGCGAGATCACGGTGGTTGGGAATTATTTTATGGAGATGGCGGCGATCTCAGCACCTCTGTGGAAGCCTACATGGCACTGCGACTGCTAAGGGTTCCTGCTTCTGACCCAGCATTGCTCAGGGCCAAAGCGTTCATCTGTCAGCGGGGAGGCATCAGTCGCTCTCGCATTTTCACCAAACTGCACCTCGCGTTGATTGGCTGCTACGACTGGCGGGGCATTCCCTCCATTCCCCCGTGGATTATGCTGCTGCCTCCCATCTTCCCGGTCAACATCTACGAAATGTCTAGTTGGGCACGGGGTAGTACGGTGCCACTGCTGATTGTCTTTGACCAAAAGCCTGTGTTCCAGATAGAACCAACCATTAGCCTAGATGAACTCTACAGCGAAGGCATTGCCAATGTGCGCTACGAGCTGCCACGGCAAGGGGACTGGAGCGACTTGTTTGTGCTGTTGGATGATGTCTTTAAGCAAGCAGAAGTCTGGAATGTGGTGCCCTTTCGAGACGAAGGTCTGCGCTTGGCCGAGCGCTGGGTCTTGGAACGACAAGAGGCAACAGGCGACTGGGGTGGCATCATTCCTGCCATGCTCAACTCACTGCTAGGGTTGCGCTGCTTGGGGTATGACGCAGCCGACCCTGTGGTTGTAAGAGGGATGGCAGCCATTGATCGATTCGCGATCGTTACCGACGATACCTACCGTGTTCAGCCCTGTGTTTCCCCCGTATGGGATACTGCTCTGGTCATGCGTGCCCTGGTAGATTCGGGTATGGCTCCCGATCACCCTGCTCTCGTTTCCGCTGGCAACTGGCTGCTCAGTAAGCAGATTTTAGACTACGGCGACTGGGCCGTGAAAAATACTCAGGGCAAACCTGGAGCTTGGGCCTTTGAGTTTGACAACCGCTTTTATCCTGATGTGGATGATTCAGCCGTGGTCGTGATGGCGCTGGATGCTGTACGGTTGCCCCATGAAGCAGTGAAGCGAGCCGCGATCGCCCGCACCCTTGCCTGGATTACCTCAATGCAGTGTCGTCCTGGCGGCTGGGCTGCCTTTGACCTTGATAACGACCAAGACTGGTTA